The Brevibacillus humidisoli DNA segment AAGTTGATCAACAGTGTAGAACCGGATGCTTTTGTCGCAACGCATCCGTTTGCCAGCTGTATGCTGTCCGTGCTGAAAGGTCGAAATGAATGGATGATGCCGATCTATACGGTTATTACCGACTACACCATTCATCCCTCTTGGATCAACCATCATATCAACTACTACTTCATAGCGCATGAGCAGTTATTTTATCTGGTAGACATTTACCGGAAGGACTATCAAAAATTTAAACCGTTTGGCATTCCGATCATGAAAAAGTTCAGGGAACCTGTCAATGAGGAGGAGGTCTACAAGAAGTTTTCGATCTCTCCCGACCGAAAAACGTTGATTCTGTCCGGGGGTGGACTCGGCCTTGGCCCGATGGAGCAGGTGCTGCAGGGTTTGGAACAGATTGAACATCCCTTGCAGACACTGGTGTTGACCGGGTTAAACGAGAAACTGTATGCGAAGGTTTCGGGTCGTACCTATCGACACAAGGTGATTCCTCTGACCTATATCGACAACTTTCACGAATGTCTCCACGTAGCCGACCTGATTGTCACCAAATCAGGTGGCCTCACGACAGCCGAAGTGCTAAGCAAACAAGTCCCCATGATTGTATACAATCCGCTGCCGGGACAGGAAGAGCGCAACAGTCATTTCCTGCTGAACAACGGGTGTGCGGTTCATGCTCAGGTGACAGAGCAGCTCATCTATTTTATTGAGGAATTGCTCCATGACCCGACGAAAGCAGACTACATGAGGAGGATGGCGCAGCTTGTAGCCAAACCGGATGCGGCAGAGCACATCTGTCAGTTTATCATGGCGGATCTGGAGGCAACTGCAAGGCAACCAGACTTTACCCAGAGGTGAGAAAACTTGTCCAAGACATATACGATACTGTTTGACATGGATG contains these protein-coding regions:
- a CDS encoding MGDG synthase family glycosyltransferase; amino-acid sequence: MKKILIFSASIGNGHNQAAKAMQESLAGKGYSSMIIDTLEYISPTFHKILLESYTNLLKLSPKTWGRIYHNSEKTRFFDMNVFVNKLLANKLKKLINSVEPDAFVATHPFASCMLSVLKGRNEWMMPIYTVITDYTIHPSWINHHINYYFIAHEQLFYLVDIYRKDYQKFKPFGIPIMKKFREPVNEEEVYKKFSISPDRKTLILSGGGLGLGPMEQVLQGLEQIEHPLQTLVLTGLNEKLYAKVSGRTYRHKVIPLTYIDNFHECLHVADLIVTKSGGLTTAEVLSKQVPMIVYNPLPGQEERNSHFLLNNGCAVHAQVTEQLIYFIEELLHDPTKADYMRRMAQLVAKPDAAEHICQFIMADLEATARQPDFTQR